CCCGATGGCGTCGGCGGCGATCGTGGCCACCACCGCTGAGTCGATGCCGCCGCTCATCCCCAGCACCACCGAGGTGAAGCCGTTCTTGAGGATGTAGTCCCGGGTGCCGATCACCAGGGCGCCCCAGACCTCGGCCTCGTCCGGCAGCCGGTCCGCGACCCCGAGCGGCTCGGCCAGCTCGCCGCTGACCGGGCGGGGCGGCTTGGGCGCGCGGTAGCGCCCGACCCTGAGCTCACCGGCCTGGCTCACGGTGTTGCCGGCGCTGTCGGGCAGGTCCAGCTCCAGCAGGTACAGGTCCTCGACGAACTGCGGCGCCCGGGCCAGCAGCCTGCCGTCGGCGCCGACCGCGAACGAGTCGCCGTCGAAGACCAGCTCGTCCTGGGCGCCGCACTGGTTGACATAGACCACCGCCGAGCGGGCCTCGATCGCCCGGCGCCGCACCAGGTCGAGCCGCACGTCGTCCTTGTTCCGCTCGTAGGGCGAGCCGTTGATGTTGATCAGCAGGCCGACCTCGGCGGCCGCGGCGGCGGCGAACGGGCCGCCGTCCTGCCAGACGTCCTCGCAGATCGTCAGGCCGATGTCGATGCCGCCGAAGCCGACCACGCTCAGCTCGGTGCCGGCCTTGAAGTAACGGGACTCGTCGAAGACGCCGTAATTGGGCAGGTGGTGCTTGAAGTAGCGGGCCACCACCTGGCCGTCCTGGAGAAAGGCGGCGGCGTTGCGAGGCCCGCCCTCGGAATCCAGGTAGCCCACCACCACCGCGAGGTCTCCGTGGCCGGCGTCGGCCAGTTCGGCGGCCAGCTCGTTCAACGCCGCGCACGAGGCCTGCCGGAACGACCGGCGAAGCACCAGGTCCTCCGGCGGGTAGCCGGTCAGCGTCATCTCCGGGAAGACCACCAGCTGGGCGCCTGCCCCCGCGGCCTGCCGGACCCGCTCGCGCACCATCGCCCGGTTGGTCTCCAGATCGCCGACGACCAGGTCGACTTGGGCCAGGGCTATCCGCAGGACACTCACGCGCCTAGTCTGCCGCCTGGCGGCGCCGACGCGCTGGCAGGGAGTGTCGCCGGCGCGCTGGCAGGGAGTCCGGCGAGTTTGATCTGACACCGTTTCGTCACGAGCCGTGACCGTGGCAGCCCGGAAAGTACGTCACAATGATCCGCGACGGCGCCGCGACGGCGGGCGGCCGTGAGGTGGGAAGGAACGGTTTTGGCGGGATACCGGGGTAAATCGGCGGCGGTGGTGTCGGGGGTGCTGGCCACCGTGCTGGTGCTGAGCGCCTGCTCGCAGAAGAAGGCCCCCGATGCGGCCGGACCGACCTCGAGCAACTCCAACGCGACCGCCTCAGCGGCCAGCAGCGCACCACAGGTGGCACCGGCGGTGCTGAGCTTCAACCCGGGCAAGGACGCGACCGGCGTCAACCCGATGACGCCCATCAAGGTCGGGGTGGCGGGCGGTTCGCTGTCCGCGGTCAAGCTGACCAACCTCGAAGGCAAGCAGGTCAAGGGCGCGCTGTCGGCCGACAAGCGGTCCTGGTCATCGGCCGAGGCGCTCGGCTACAACCGCCTGTACTCGCTGGAGGCCACGGCCACCAACGCCGCCGGTCAGCAGACCTCTACCACCAGCAACTTCAGCACGCTGAAGCCGGCCAACATGACGATGCCCTACATCCAGACCGCGGCCGGCGGTGGCATCGCGCCCGGAGTCACCTTCGGAGTGGGCCAGGTGGTGCGGATCCACTTCGACGAGCCGATTCCGGACCGCAAGGCCGCCCAGGCCGCGATAGCGGTCAAGACCGAGCCGGCGCAGGTCGGCGGCTTCAGCTGGCTGGACAACTCCAACGTCTACTGGCGCACCAAGAACTACATGAAGCCCGGCACCAAGGTGAGCATCACCGCCAAGGCCTACGGCAAGAATTTCGGCAATTCGCTCTACGGCCAGGCTGACACCAGCGCCTGGTTCCGGGTCGGCGACAAGCACATCTCGATCGTCGACGACCGGACCAAGATGATCAAGGTCTACTCCAACGACCGGCTGATCCGCACGATGCCGACGTCGATGGGGCGCGACGCCCGGATCAAGGGTGACAACGGGCCGATCGACCTGCGCACCAACTCCGGCCCGCACGTGGTGGTGGGCGGTGAGAAGAAGATCAAGATGGACTCGGCCACCTTCGGGCTGAGCAAGGGTGACGAGGCGTACAAGAAGGTCGTGCCGGTCGGCGTGCGGATCAGCTACGACGGCGAGTACGTGCACTGGGCGGACTGGTCGATCGCGCAGCAGGGCAAGGTCAACGTCTCGCACGGCTGCCTCAACGTCTCACCCGCCAACGCCTACTGGTTCTATGACTTCTCGGTGCCCGGCGACATCGTTGACGTGCGCAACACCGGTCGTAACCTGGCGGTCTGGAACTCCGGTTTCTGGAACATCTCATGGGCGGGATGGGTCGCCAACAGCGCAGCCTGATCGCTGGGCCCCGGCCCGCACTGCCTGACACCGGCGGCTGACCGCCCTCGCTGACACGCCGGACTCCGCCGGTTGTTACCTGCCTGACACAGGTAACCGGCAGACTCACCAACTGTGGATCGCCAGCAGGAATTCGTCCTACGCACCCTGGAAGAGCGACAGATCCGGTTCGTCCGGCTGTGGTTCACCGACGTGCTGGGCTACCTCAAGTCCGTAGCCATCGCGCCGGCCGAGCTCGAAGGCGCCTTCGCCGAGGGGATCGGCTTCGACGGCTCGGCGATCGAGGGCTTCGCCCGGGCCAGCGAGTCCGACATGCTCGCCCGTCCCGACCCGGCGACCTTCCAGATCCTGCAGGACGACGACGGCAAGCCCAGCGACACCGCGCGGATGTTCTGCGACATCACGATGCCCGACGGCTCGCCGTCCTGGGCCGACCCCCGCTACGTGCTGCGCCGGACGCTGTCCAAGGCGGCCGAGCGGGGCCTGACCTTCTACACCCACCCCGAGATCGAGTTCTTCCTGCTCAAGAACCGTCCCACCGACGGCAGCGAACCGGCGCCGATCGACGACGGCGGCTACTTCGACATGACCAGCCACGACACCGCCCATGACTTCAGGCGCAGCGCCATCACCGCGCTCGAGGCGGTCGGCATCTCGGTCGAGTTCAGTCACCACGAGGTGGCGCCGGGCCAGCAGGAGATCGACCTGCGCTACGCCGACGCGCTGTCCACCGCCGACAACATCATGAGCTTCCGGCACATCATCAAAGAGGTCGCCCGGACCCGCGGGGTGCACGCCACCTTCATGCCCAAGCCGTTCCGGCACCAGCCGGGCAGCGGCATGCACACCCACCTGTCGCTGTTCGAGGGCGACCGCAACGCCTTTCACGACCCGGCGGACAGCCTCTACCTCTCGGCCACCGCGCGCTCGTTCATCGCCGGCCTGCTGAAGCACGCCCGTGAGATCACCGCGGTCACCAACCAGTGGGTGAACTCCTACAAGCGGCTGTTCGGCTGGTCGGCCCCGGGCCAGCTGGTCGAGGCCCCGACCTACGTGTGCTGGGGTCACGCCAACCGCTCCGCCCTGGTCCGGGTGCCCATGTACAAGCCCGGTAAGGCCAACTCCACCCGGGTCGAGGTCCGGTCGCCGGACTCGGCGTGCAACCCGTACCTGGCCTTCGCGGTGCTGCTGGCGGCCGGTCTGAAGGGCATCGAGGAGAACTACGAGCTGCCGCCGGGCGCCGAGGACGACGTCTGGTCGCTGTCGGACACCGAACGCCGGGCGCTGGGCTATGACGACCTGCCGCACAACCTGGCCGACGCGCTGCGGTCGATGGAGGACTCCGAACTGGTCGCCGAGACGCTGGGCGAGCACGTCTTCGAATTCTTCCTGCGCAACAAGCGCTCGGAATGGGTGGACTACCGCGCCGAGGTGACCCCGTTCGAGCTGCGCAGGTACCTGCCCTCGCTGTAGTCACTCCCGTGCGGGATGTGTCATCCGGCGTCGGTGGGGCGCAGCCGCTAGCGGACACAGCCTGCTGGCAGAGATACTCGCCCCGATCCTGCCCCTGACTCATGGGGGCCAGCACCTGAGAGACGCAGGGAGATGTCGGTGGCCACCGTCCTGAGGTGCAGTGTCGTCATTCCCACCTACAACCGGGCTGAGTTGCTGCGGCACACGCTGGAGTCGCTGGCCCGGCAGGATCTGCCGAAGGCCGCTTTCGAGGTGTTGGTGGTCGATGACGGCTCCAGCGATGGGACGGCCGAGGTGGTGGCCGGCTTTCACGATCGGCTTGATGTGCGGTACTTCTTCCAGCCTGATGAGGGCTGGCGGGTGGCGCAGGCGCGCAACGTCGGGATCGCCCATGCCACCGGCGAGGTGTGCGTGTTCGTGGACTCGGGCGTGGTGCTGCACTCAGGTTGCGTGCGAGCGCATGTCGAGAGCCATGAGCAGGCCGGCGGGCCGGTCGCGGTCTGCGGTTACGTCTACGGCTTCGACAACAACGACTTCGACGCCGAGGAGATGATCCGGACGCTCGACTTCGACGATCCGGACGCCACCATCGAGGTGCTGCGCGAGACCGGGCGGTGGGCCGACCTTCGTGAGCCCTTCTACGCCAGGCATGCCTACGACCTGGGCCGATTGCCCGCGCCCTGGGTGCTGTACTGGACCTGCAATGTGTCGGCGCCGACGGATCGGCTGCGGTCGGTCGGGGGGTTCGACGAGCAGTTCCGCAGCTGGGGCGGCGAGGACATCGACCTGGGGTACCGGCTGCACCTCGATGGCGTCCGGTTCGTTCTCAACCGAGCGGCGAGCTCGATCCACTACCCGCACGCCAAGAGCTCGCAACACAACTTCGCCGAGGCCCGCGTCAACTATCGCTACATGGCGCAGAAGTACGACACGCCGATCACCCGGCTGGCGGCGCGACTCGGCGGCGCCCTGAACGCGTTCACCCTCAACGACGCCATCACGATCCGCAATCTGCCCAGCTGCGCTGAGTACCTGCGCCAGCGGGCGGCGCGCCCGGTTCAGTAACCTGCAGGCATGGCCGCCCGTCCGCAGCTCCCGGTGCTCGTTGTCGAGAACGACCTGATCGCGCCGATCGGCATGCTCGACGGCTGGCTGCGGGCGGCCGGCGCGGAGCTGGTGATGTGCTCGCCGGCCACCGGCCAGCCGCTGCCCGCCGACCTGGGCGGTTACTCGGCCCTGGTGGTGCTCGGTGGCGGAATGGGCGCCTACGACGACGAGCGGGCGGCGTGGCTGCCGCAGCTGCGGCAGTTACTCGCCGAGGCTGTCCGGACCGAGCTGCCCACCCTCGGCGTCTGCCTGGGCGCTCAGCTGCTGGCGGCGGCCACCGGTGGCCGGGTGCGACCCGCCGACACCCCCGAGTACGGCTCGCAGCTGGTCGCCAAGCGGCAGGCCGCCGCCGCTGACCCGCTGTTGCGTGAGGTGCCGATCACGCCGGACGTCCTGCAGTGGCACGTCGATGAGATCAGCGAGCTGCCACCGGGAGCGGTGCTGCTGGCGTCCTCACCGGTGTGCGAGGTGCAGGCCTTCCGGATCGGCCGGTTGGCCTGGGGCCTGCAGTTCCACATCGAGACCACCCCCGAGATCGTGGCGCTGTGGGCCGAGCATGACGCGGAGCTGCTGCAGGATTACGACCTGCCCGCCATCCTCGAGCGCAGCGCCCGGGCGCATCCGGACATCGTCGAGGTGTGGCAGCCAGTGGTCGCCGCCTTCGTCGGGCTGGCTGCTGACCCGGCGGCTGCGGGACCGCCGGCCGGCGCGGGGCCGCGGCTGCTGCCGATGGCCGGCGCCGGATCGGTGACCACGACCGCTGGGCCGATCACCGACGCTGCCGCGATCCGGGCGGCCCTGGCGGCCGAGCTGCAGGCCTCGCGTGAGCCACCCGGACACTGAGCAAACTCGGGGGCCCGACACCCCGGCAGCCCCGGCAGACAGCACCCCGGCAGCCGGCACCTCGGCAGTCGGCACCCCGGCAGCCGGCATGGTGGCCACGCCGCAGACCCGCCGGCTGACCGCGCGGCTGGCCCGGGCCGGGTTCGCCGATCCGGTGCGGGCCGGCGGATTGCTCACCTCGCCGGCGCTGCGGTTGTGGGATTCCGAGCGCAACGAGGCCAGTGATCCGGCCGCGGCGGCGGTGCTCTCGGCACTGGGCCGGGCGGCAGCACCTGACCAGGCGCTGGCGATGCTGGCCGAGCTGGCCGTCAAAGAGCCCGGCCCCGAGATCGTGGCCGAGCTGCGGAATTCGGTGGAGTTCAGGACCAGGCTGCTGGGGGTGCTGGGCGTCTCGCAGGCGCTGGCCGAACACCTGTGCGCCCATCCCGGCGACGCGCTGCTCCTGCGGGGCGCCGCCGGTGAGCTGCCAGGAGTCGACTCGGCCGCCGAACGGCTCGCCGACGCTGTCGGCGCCTCGGCGGCAGATCCGGTGACCGGTACCGCCGGCACGCCGGCCACGGTGACCGGGCCGGCCGCGGTGCGGGCGTTGCGAGCCGCCTACCGGCGCGAGCTGCTGCTGGTGGCCGCCCGCGACCTTGCCAGCGAGCTGAGCCTGCAGGAGGTCACCGAGGCGCTGGCCGACCTGGCCGGCTTCGTCCTGAGCGCCGGGCTGGCCGTCGCGCGAGCGGGCCTACCCCCCGACGCGGCCGGCTGCCGGTTGGCCGTCATCGGGATGGGCAAGGCCGGCGGGCGCGAGTTGAACTACATCTCCGACGTCGACGTGGTCTTCGTGTTCGAGCCGGCCGCGACCGGGACGGCCAAGGACGCCGACCAGGAGAGCGCGGCGCTGGCCACCGCGACCAGGCTGGCCGCCGACACCATGCGGATCTGCGGGCAGGCGGCGTGGGAGGTCGACGCCGCATTGCGCCCGGAGGGCAAGTCCGGCGCGCTGGTCCGGACGCTGGCCAGTCACGAGGCCTACTACAAGCGGTGGGCCTCGACCTGGGAGTTCCAGGCGCTGCTCAAGGCCCGTCCGATCGCCGGCGACCTGGAGCTGGGCGAGCGCTACGTCCAGGCGCTGTCACCGCTGGTCTGGACGGCCTCGCAACGCCCGGACTTCGTCCCCGATGTGCAGGCGATGCGCCGGCGGGTGGTCGAGCACCTGCCCGCCGACCTGGCCGAACGCGAGATCAAGCTCGGTCGCGGTGGCCTGCGTGACGTCGAGTTCGCCGTGCAGCTGTTGCAGCTGGTGCATGGCCGGGCCGATCCCTCGCTGCAGGTCCGGGCGACCCTGCCAGCATTGGCGGCGCTGCGCGACGGCGGCTTCGTCGGCCGCGACGACGCGGTCAGCCTGGCCGACGCCTACCAGTTCCTGCGGGCGACCGAGCACCGGTTGCAGCTGGTCAAGCTGCGCCGGACCCACCTGGTGCCCGACGACCCCGCGGCCATGCTGCGGCTGGCGCGCTCGCTGGGCTTTCGGCCGGACAGCCGCGGCGACGCG
This is a stretch of genomic DNA from Jatrophihabitans sp.. It encodes these proteins:
- a CDS encoding NAD+ synthase, with protein sequence MSVLRIALAQVDLVVGDLETNRAMVRERVRQAAGAGAQLVVFPEMTLTGYPPEDLVLRRSFRQASCAALNELAAELADAGHGDLAVVVGYLDSEGGPRNAAAFLQDGQVVARYFKHHLPNYGVFDESRYFKAGTELSVVGFGGIDIGLTICEDVWQDGGPFAAAAAAEVGLLININGSPYERNKDDVRLDLVRRRAIEARSAVVYVNQCGAQDELVFDGDSFAVGADGRLLARAPQFVEDLYLLELDLPDSAGNTVSQAGELRVGRYRAPKPPRPVSGELAEPLGVADRLPDEAEVWGALVIGTRDYILKNGFTSVVLGMSGGIDSAVVATIAADAIGGGNVHGVALPSDYSSEHSLADAAELAANLGAPLQTVPIAPMVTAFVESLKLTGLAEENVQARVRGTTLMGLSNQHGHLVLATGNKSELSVGYSTIYGDAVGGFAPIKDIYKTWVWRLSTWRNEYAAAHGETPPIPEAVITKEPSAELRPG
- a CDS encoding Ig-like domain-containing protein, yielding MAGYRGKSAAVVSGVLATVLVLSACSQKKAPDAAGPTSSNSNATASAASSAPQVAPAVLSFNPGKDATGVNPMTPIKVGVAGGSLSAVKLTNLEGKQVKGALSADKRSWSSAEALGYNRLYSLEATATNAAGQQTSTTSNFSTLKPANMTMPYIQTAAGGGIAPGVTFGVGQVVRIHFDEPIPDRKAAQAAIAVKTEPAQVGGFSWLDNSNVYWRTKNYMKPGTKVSITAKAYGKNFGNSLYGQADTSAWFRVGDKHISIVDDRTKMIKVYSNDRLIRTMPTSMGRDARIKGDNGPIDLRTNSGPHVVVGGEKKIKMDSATFGLSKGDEAYKKVVPVGVRISYDGEYVHWADWSIAQQGKVNVSHGCLNVSPANAYWFYDFSVPGDIVDVRNTGRNLAVWNSGFWNISWAGWVANSAA
- the glnA gene encoding type I glutamate--ammonia ligase, encoding MDRQQEFVLRTLEERQIRFVRLWFTDVLGYLKSVAIAPAELEGAFAEGIGFDGSAIEGFARASESDMLARPDPATFQILQDDDGKPSDTARMFCDITMPDGSPSWADPRYVLRRTLSKAAERGLTFYTHPEIEFFLLKNRPTDGSEPAPIDDGGYFDMTSHDTAHDFRRSAITALEAVGISVEFSHHEVAPGQQEIDLRYADALSTADNIMSFRHIIKEVARTRGVHATFMPKPFRHQPGSGMHTHLSLFEGDRNAFHDPADSLYLSATARSFIAGLLKHAREITAVTNQWVNSYKRLFGWSAPGQLVEAPTYVCWGHANRSALVRVPMYKPGKANSTRVEVRSPDSACNPYLAFAVLLAAGLKGIEENYELPPGAEDDVWSLSDTERRALGYDDLPHNLADALRSMEDSELVAETLGEHVFEFFLRNKRSEWVDYRAEVTPFELRRYLPSL
- a CDS encoding glycosyltransferase, producing MATVLRCSVVIPTYNRAELLRHTLESLARQDLPKAAFEVLVVDDGSSDGTAEVVAGFHDRLDVRYFFQPDEGWRVAQARNVGIAHATGEVCVFVDSGVVLHSGCVRAHVESHEQAGGPVAVCGYVYGFDNNDFDAEEMIRTLDFDDPDATIEVLRETGRWADLREPFYARHAYDLGRLPAPWVLYWTCNVSAPTDRLRSVGGFDEQFRSWGGEDIDLGYRLHLDGVRFVLNRAASSIHYPHAKSSQHNFAEARVNYRYMAQKYDTPITRLAARLGGALNAFTLNDAITIRNLPSCAEYLRQRAARPVQ
- a CDS encoding type 1 glutamine amidotransferase; protein product: MAARPQLPVLVVENDLIAPIGMLDGWLRAAGAELVMCSPATGQPLPADLGGYSALVVLGGGMGAYDDERAAWLPQLRQLLAEAVRTELPTLGVCLGAQLLAAATGGRVRPADTPEYGSQLVAKRQAAAADPLLREVPITPDVLQWHVDEISELPPGAVLLASSPVCEVQAFRIGRLAWGLQFHIETTPEIVALWAEHDAELLQDYDLPAILERSARAHPDIVEVWQPVVAAFVGLAADPAAAGPPAGAGPRLLPMAGAGSVTTTAGPITDAAAIRAALAAELQASREPPGH